The Phragmites australis chromosome 15, lpPhrAust1.1, whole genome shotgun sequence genome window below encodes:
- the LOC133892993 gene encoding uncharacterized protein LOC133892993: MGDPKPQPSAHLNSVNIKSLILFSLELSPPNFGKWCELFSVLLRHFNLTMHVDDSGSFVGNLDWPQNDSTVVSWIYGSVSNEVLSYILTPGASAHTLWTNTEGLFHDNNQAWIITMEAEFRNTMQGDQPVMAYCQQMKNIADSLGHLSTP, encoded by the coding sequence ATGGGTGATCCCAAACCTCAGCCTTCCGCTCACCTCAACTCCGTCAATATCAAGTCCCTGATCCTGTTCTCCCTCGAACTCTCGCCACCCAACTTTGGCAAGTGGTGTGAGCTCTTCTCTGTTCTCCTCCGCCACTTCAACCTTACTATGCACGTCGACGATAGTGGCTCCTTTGTCGGCAACCTAGACTGGCCACAAAATGACTCCACGGTCGTGTCATGGATATACGGGAGCGTCTCCAACGAGGTGCTCAGCTACATCCTCACCCCTGGTGCCTCGGCGCACACGCTGTGGACTAACACCGAGGGCTTGTTCCACGACAACAATCAGGCCTGGATCATCACCATGGAGGCTGAGTTCCGCAACACCATGCAGGGCGATCAACCCGTTATGGCTTACTGCCAGCAGATGAAGAACATTGCGGACTCCCTCGGCCACCTCAGCACACCATAA